The following are from one region of the Entelurus aequoreus isolate RoL-2023_Sb linkage group LG17, RoL_Eaeq_v1.1, whole genome shotgun sequence genome:
- the pebp1 gene encoding phosphatidylethanolamine-binding protein 1 codes for MPVDLTQWSGPLALQEVEEKPAGPLTIKYGSVEIDELGKVLTPTQVQNQPTSITWEGCDPSKFYTLALTDPDAPSRKNAKFREWHHFLVVNMKGNDVSSGRVMSDYVGSGPPQDTGLHRYVWLVYEQAGELACSETVLTKRSGDGRGKFKIQSFRKKYQLGAPVAGTCYQAEWDDYVPKLYQQLAGK; via the exons ATGCCCGTGGATTTGACCCAGTGGAGCGGCCCGCTGGCCCTCCAGGAGGTGGAGGAGAAGCCCGCCGGGCCTCTGACTATTAAATACGGCTCAGTGGAGATCGACGAGCTGGGCAAAGTGCTCACTCCGACGCAG GTGCAGAACCAGCCCACGTCCATTACGTGGGAGGGATGCGACCCCAGTAAGTTTTACACTTTGGCCCTGACCGACCCTGACGCCCCCAGTAGGAAAAACGCCAAATTCAG GGAGTGGCATCACTTCCTGGTGGTCAACATGAAGGGGAACGACGTGTCGTCCGGTCGCGTCATGTCCGACTACGTGGGCTCCGGTCCTCCTCAGGACACAG GTCTGCACCGGTACGTGTGGCTGGTCtacgagcaggcgggcgagctgGCCTGCAGCGAGACGGTCCTCACCAAGCGCTCGGGCGACGGGCGCGGCAAGTTTAAGATCCAGAGCTTCAGGAAGAAGTACCAGCTGGGCGCCCCCGTGGCCGGTACCTGCTACCAGGCCGAGTGGGACGACTACGTGCCCAAACTCTACCAGCAGCTCGCCGGAAAGTaa